One region of Brassica napus cultivar Da-Ae chromosome A10, Da-Ae, whole genome shotgun sequence genomic DNA includes:
- the LOC106436838 gene encoding ethylene-responsive transcription factor ERF025-like yields the protein MSNTSDSPTTGNKQMTTFPLASVALPSKTSDHQSPQSSPGSSSSPSPTPRPSHSAGGSSTKRTTTGLSGRHSFFRGIRLRNGKWVSEIREPRKTTRIWLGTYPVPEMAAAAYDVAALALKGPDAVLNFPGLALTYVAPASNSAADIRAAAARAAETKQPDPGGVEKVMEPGQPGREEEEKAMLSSLEFMDEEAMLDMPNLLTEMAEGMLMSPPRMINPTMEDDSPENHEGDSLWSYK from the coding sequence ATGTCGAACACTAGCGATTCTCCGACCACGGGGAATAAACAAATGACGACGTTTCCTCTAGCTTCAGTCGCATTGCCTTCCAAAACTTCTGATCATCAGTCTCCTCAATCCTCTCCAGgctcatcttcttccccatctCCGACACCGAGACCTTCTCACTCCGCCGGTGGATCTTCCACGAAGAGAACGACGACGGGATTATCCGGCCGGCACTCATTTTTCAGGGGGATTCGGCTACGGAACGGAAAATGGGTGTCGGAGATTCGAGAGCCGCGTAAAACGACGCGAATTTGGCTCGGGACTTATCCGGTACCGGAGATGGCTGCCGCCGCTTACGACGTTGCGGCGCTGGCTCTGAAAGGCCCCGACGCCGTTTTGAATTTTCCTGGTTTGGCTTTGACGTATGTGGCTCCGGCTTCGAACTCTGCTGCGGATATAAGAGCTGCCGCCGCGAGAGCCGCCGAGACGAAGCAACCGGACCCGGGTGGAGTCGAGAAGGTAATGGAACCGGGTCAACCCGGAAGGGAGGAGGAGGAAAAAGCAATGCTTTCTTCGTTGGAGTTTATGGACGAGGAAGCCATGTTGGATATGCCGAATTTGTTGACGGAGATGGCGGAAGGGATGCTGATGAGCCCACCCAGAATGATAAATCCGACGATGGAGGATGATTCGCCGGAGAATCATGAAGGAGATAGTCTCTGGAGTTACAAATGA